The following proteins are co-located in the Seriola aureovittata isolate HTS-2021-v1 ecotype China chromosome 7, ASM2101889v1, whole genome shotgun sequence genome:
- the LOC130172493 gene encoding titin-like isoform X9, translating to MATMTTEASAVSEADTEGKQKASGAEPEPEPENKQKPEAAASEPEGEQSSKRAQGQASEPGPADITTSPEEEQLKPRTRTSAGKGLSRLFSSFLKRRSQCSEGEGFEAEKAREEKADKEEKSDKAEEEIVEVVKSEEKEAKAEEEKPEVKEVQKKEEKVEQKEDKKKEEEKVEKKGSKKKKKDAKKKVEEKNEDKVKKDEEKKEEEKVKKKEEKKEEQKEEEKTQHTVEKKEETLEKKKEEEEKKETTEVKEKGAEAGKKEEEKVDKKVAKKKEKEEKVKKKEEEKAKRKAEEEERAKKREEEKTKKKEEEKAKEAEKAKKKEEEKGKKKEEEKPKEESIKKEDEKVKEEAKKKEKEKEEEKTEEKQKKEEEKGKKKEKGKNKGKKEVKGSSEEQVKAPIAAPEPELKTEPDTEQAPDQHSISSSETQPAQEEHKEEAAIKEEPEVVEEVKKEDTEEKEEEPAEEEKEVKGEEKAEEEVKKEKPSKEKKTEKKTEEAKGSKRQKTMQCKVTLLDDTQFECELDKHAKGQELLTKVLDHVNLLEKDYFGLANWETPTSKTWLEPTKEIRKQVSGAVYEFTLNVKFYPPDPAQLTEDLTRYFLCLQLRKDIMLGVLPCSFVTLSLLGSYAAQSELGEYDPEVHGTEYVKDLNLAPGQTKELEDKVMELHRTYRSMSPAQADMLFLENAKKLAMYGVDLHQAKDLDGVDITLGVCSSGLMVYKDKLRINRFPWPKVLKISYKRSSFFIKIRPSEQEQYESTIGFKLPNYKASKKLWKVCVEHHTFFRVSTVEPPSSRRFLVLGSKFRYSGRTQAQTRQASSMIDRPAPRFTRSASKRLSRNLDGAGDDTLQFLQQLSASTRSEADDWSLMLESDKPQPSSEFPARGESKQTFTQSREEGQSVQTVTVTWQDTETGQNGSQTITQTVSQPWQELPSDEQQQWRKQDEWSALLYRHPPFPFIPPFDFVKQPAELSLTEMNSMDRLLQPLLKQQDDWFLYFDRIFTLSSLESVEKPFSPLAQLQLQEKEEQELTTEEVIDRLQESVTLVDKLIEAEVLERRLREVKYLEERLQEMDEVAERLQEVIEDELGKEEVDKLREEEEQELEREKQMHMEGRTVRVGKKSVRMIETKEEDEVDELEEQIKQVFLKGLLPEEEEVEVKQESEKEVTAETLLDDSLREKLRQIEKEWKNEVEEKLGSPDVAGTTSLITVQRAERRTMKRVTIVDERGQQLGDVDDMQEQAGVISDERLEKQELWRKTDLLVERTLREVTKELQAEGQSQVEDKDVWFIVFDRPPYKAVSKPPVTTVEHAQVDKGEYVISKPEITTVEEKTEIIVEERKIREEEAWHAPEIPPPQAITERDDGWFVLLDVVPGETSYVPPVILKERDQMEAESVVSVVGSAVYEEIREVVVEERKIIHEAPRHPQEILLQPVTDRDDDWFVLLDVVPRETSYVPPVILKGRDQVDAESFVSVIGAPAVQEIREIIVEERKIIEEAPRRPQEIPLQPVMDRDDDWFVLLDVVPRETSYVPPVAVVERVQVSPEEFVSVIQVATTEQREKKVEVVVEDAEIKQRLSEKREVALPQAVREIEDDWFMLLDRPVREPSFVPPVTMAEYVQVYREEGFSAVPETIAVQSKKEVVVEVTVVQEEEKKLPMQIIPEMKISQPVRERDDDWFLLLDVVPRETSYVAPVSLTVPSQIYPSVERQTEVKSIERKSQQIALDQIRPQPSHPLPERDDDWFVLFDAIREEAVILPSVAPVEIIRDMRKTFEVEVTSTETRTWKKTIIGVDRRQDETRFSEMRQIQIAPPSEREGGDDWFILFDIIREKPVITRSVAVPQRIQFPPEVRVPTAMDKTRIAISETRPLFEKRILEERRPLTHTHVNDDWFVLLDVGLKESVVSTQRGTRPVSAPVFSQAALAEAGIPMAPFDQPQTSTPIKTIRQEERKLEVTVEAVEPSKIEAASEVKPAVWRDQGAIDSSLLSTINGDIQHGSEVTSTEVVRMRKKRAKKIEDDSIYIRHSLLMLEEFNKPQEDLLRHHASISKLKKNFMEAVPEPRPSEWDKRLSTHSPFRTLGINGQPLPSADGPPLVQTQTVTITAVSNSLPTGISTTEVPIVPTKTFTYESSKVTVDGTDEDKDGTTVSSSKTVTSETTSGTTVTTTTTHISKVVKSGSSETRVEKRIVITADSDIDQDKEKHGGASAL from the exons A TGgctaccatgacaacagaggcAAGTGCAGTGAGTGAGGCAGACACTGAGGGCAAGCAGAAGGCCAGCGGCGCCGAGCCcgaaccagaaccagagaacAAACAGAAGCCAGAGGCGGCAGCGTCTGAGCCGGAGGGGGAGCAGTCGAGCAAGAGGGCCCAGGGGCAGGCCTCTGAGCCTGGGCCAGCTGACATAACTACCTCCcctgaggaggagcagctgaagcCTCGTACCCGGACCTCTGCTGGCAAAGGCCTGTCTCGCCTCTTCTCATCTTTCCTCAAACGCCGCTCACAGTGCTCCGAGGGAGAGGGGTTTGAGGCAGAGAAAGCTAGGGAGGAAAAggcagacaaagaggaaaaatctGACAAGGCGGAAGAGGAGATAGTGGAGGTGGTGAAAAGTGAAGAGAAGGAGGCTAAAGCGGAGGAGGAAAAACCTGAGGTGAAAGAAGtgcaaaagaaagaagaaaaagtagaaCAAAAGGAggataaaaagaaagaggaagaaaaagttgAGAAGAAGggcagtaaaaagaaaaagaaagatgccAAGAAGAAAGTAGAGGAGAAGAATGaggacaaagtgaaaaaggacgaggaaaaaaaggaagaggaaaaagtgaaaaagaaagaggagaagaaagaggagcaaaaagaggaggagaaaacacagcatACTGtagaaaagaaggaggaaacattggagaagaagaaagaagaggaagaaaagaaggagacCACTGAGGTTAAAGAAAAGGGGGCAGAGGctggaaagaaagaggaggaaaaagtagATAAGAAggtggcaaagaaaaaagaaaaagaagaaaaggtaaagaagaaggaagaggaaaaagcaaagaggaaagcagaggaagaagaaagggcaaagaagagagaggaggagaaaacaaagaagaaagaagaagaaaaagctaaaGAGGCGgaaaaagcaaagaagaaagaggaggagaagggcaaaaagaaagaggaggagaaaccgAAAGAGGAGTCAATAAAGAAAGAAGACGAGAAGGTGAAAGAAGAggcaaagaagaaagagaaggaaaaggaggaagaaaagacagaggaaaagcaaaagaaggaagaggaaaaggggaagaaaaaagagaaggggaagaacaaaggaaagaaggaggtgAAAGGGTCAAGTGAGGAGCAGGTGAAAGCACCGATCGCTGCTCCAGAGCCTGAGCTCAAAACTGAGCCAGATACTGAACAGGCTCCTGATCAGCACTCAATAAGCAGCTCAGAGACACAG CCAGCACAGGAGGAACACAAGGAAGAAGCTGCGATAAAGGAGGAGCCTGAAGTAGTGGAAGAAGTAAAGaaggaggacacagaggaaaaggaggaagaaccagcagaagaggagaaagaagtcaaaggagaggaaaaggcagaggaggaggtgaagaaggagAAGCCTtctaaagaaaagaagacagagaagaagacagaagaggcTAAAGGCTCCAAACGTCAGAAAACCATGCAATGCAAAGTTACCTTACTGGATGACACTCAGTTTGAGTGTGAGCTTGAT AAACATGCTAAAGGCCAGGAACTATTGACAAAGGTATTGGACCATGTCAACCTGCTGGAGAAAGATTACTTTGGCCTCGCTAACTGGGAAACCCCAACCAGCAAG ACATGGTTGGAACCCACAAAAGAGATCCGGAAACAGGTTTCAGGCGCTGTCTATGAGTTTACACTCAACGTGAAGTTCTACCCTCCTGATCCAGCTCAGCTTACCGAAGACCTCACCAG GTACTTTCTGTGTCTCCAGCTGAGGAAGGACATTATGCTTGGTGTTCTTCCCTGTTCCTTTGTCACACTATCCTTGCTGGGCTCCTACGCAGCCCAGTCAGAGCTTGGGGAGTATGACCCAGAAGTACATGGAACAGAATATGTTAAAGACCTCAATCTGGCACCTGGACAAACCAAAGAGCTGGAGGACAAAGTGATGGAGCTGCATCGCACATACAG GTCAATGAGTCCAGCCCAAGCAGACATGTTGTTTCTGGAAAATGCCAAGAAACTTGCCATGTATGGAGTTGACCTTCACCAAGCCAAG GATCTGGATGGTGTTGACATTACACTTGGGGTTTGCTCCAGTGGTCTGATGGTTTACAAGGACAAGCTGAGGATCAACCGTTTCCCTTGGCCCAAAGTGCTTAAGATCTCTTACAAACGCAGCAGCTTCTTTATCAAGATCCGGCCATCAGAG CAAGAGCAGTATGAAAGCACAATTGGCTTCAAACTGCCCAACTACAAAGCCTCAAAGAAGCTGTGGAAAGTTTGTGTTGAACACCATACCTTCTTCAG GGTTTCGACAGTGGAGCCACCCTCATCACGTCGCTTCCTCGTCTTGGGCTCAAAGTTCCGGTACAGCGGGCGAACTCAGGCCCAGACCCGCCAGGCGAGCTCCATGATTGACCGCCCAGCACCTCGCTTCACACGCTCTGCGAGCAAGAGGTTGTCCCGTAACTTAGATggag CTGGAGATGACACTCTCCAGTTTCTGCAACAGCTCTCAGCATCAACCAGATCTGAGGCTGATGATTGGTCATTGATGCTGGAATCTGACAAACCTCAGCCTTCATCTGAATTCCCAG CCAGAGGGGAGTCCAAGCAGACTTTCACTCAGTCACGGGAGGAGGGCCAGTCTGTTCAGACGGTCACAGTGACCTGGCAGGACACTGAGACCGGGCAGAATGGCTCTCAAACCATCACccagacagtcagtcagccatGGCAGGAGCTGCCATctgatgagcagcagcagtggagaaaGCAAGACGAGTGGTCTGCCCTGTTGTATCGCCATCCTCCTTTTCCCTTTATCCCACCCTTTGATTTCGTGAAACAGCCAG CTGAGCTCAGCTTGACAGAAATGAACTCTATGGACAGGCTCTTGCAACCACTGCTGAAACAGCAAGATGATTGGTTCTTGTACTTTGACCGAATCTTCACCCTGTCTTCGCTTGAGAGTGTTGAAAAACCAT TCTCTCCCCTagctcagctccagctccaggaGAAGGAAGAACAGGAACTGACCACAGAGGAGGTCATTGACAGGCTTCAGGAATCAGTGACCTTGGTAGACAAACTGATAGAGGCGGAGGTTTTGGAAAGGAGACTGAGGGAAGTGAAATATTTGGAGGAAAGGCTTCAAGAAATGGATGAGGTGGCAGAAAGACTTCAAGAAGTGATAGAGGATGAATTGGGGAAGGAGGAAGTAGACAAgttaagagaagaagaagaacaagaattggagagggaaaaacaaatgcacatggAAGGTAGAACAGTAAGAGTGGGGAAGAAATCTGTGAGGATGATAGAAacaaaagaggaggatgaagtggATGAACTGGAAGAGCAAATAAAGCAGGTGTTTTTAAAAGGCTTGTtgcctgaggaggaagaggttgaGGTGAAGCAGGAGAGTGAAAAAGAGGTGACAGCCGAGACTCTGTTAGATGATAGTTTGAGAGAGAAGCTACGCCAGATAGAAAAAGAATGGAAAAATGAGGTGGAGGAAAAGCTTGGCTCTCCAGACGTCGCTGGCACCACTTCTTTAATTACAGTTCAGAGGGCGGAGCGTAGGACTATGAAGAGAGTGACTATTGTAGATGAGAGAGGGCAACAACTGGGAGATGTAGACGACATGCAGGAACAGGCTGGTGTTATATCAGACGAGAGGTTAGAAAAACAAGAGTTGTGGCGTAAGACGGATCTACTGGTAGAGAGAACTCTGAGAGAGGTCACAAAGGAGCTTCAGGCTGAGGGTCAGTCTCAGGTGGAAGATAAAGATGTCTGGTTCATAGTTTTTGACCGGCCTCCATACAAAGCTGTTTCCAAACCACCAG TTACCACTGTGGAACATGCTCAAGTGGATAAAGGCGAGTATGTCATCTCAAAGCCTGAGATTACAACAGttgaggagaaaacagagattATAgtagaagagagaaaaataagagaAGAGGAAGCCTGGCATGCACCAGAGATCCCGCCACCACAGGCCATCACAGAAAGAGATGATGGCTGGTTTGTGTTGCTGGATGTTGTTCCCGGAGAGACATCATATGTACCACCAG TTATCTTGAAGGAACGAGACCAGATGGAGGCAGAAAGTGTTGTCTCTGTGGTTGGATCTGCAGTATATGAGGAGATTAGAGAAGTAGTTGttgaagagagaaagataaTACACGAGGCACCAAGACATCCACAAGAAATCCTTCTACAGCCAGTGACGGACAGAGATGATGACTGGTTTGTGTTGCTGGATGTTGTTCCTAGAGAGACATCCTATGTACCACCAG TTATCTTGAAGGGACGAGACCAGGTGGATGCAGAAAGTTTTGTCTCTGTGATTGGAGCCCCAGCAGTTCAGGAGATTAGAGAAATAATTGttgaagagagaaagataaTAGAAGAGGCACCAAGACGTCCACAAGAGATCCCACTACAGCCAGTGATGGATAGAGATGATGACTGGTTTGTGTTGCTGGATGTTGTTCCCAGAGAGACATCATATGTACCACCAG TTGCTGTCGTGGAGCGTGTTCAAGTGTCACCAGAAGAATTTGTCTCTGTGATTCAAGTAGCAACCACtgagcagagggaaaaaaaagtggaggTTGTAGTTGAAGAcgcagaaataaaacaaaggctGAGTGAAAAGCGAGAAGTTGCATTGCCACAGGCTGTGAGAGAAATAGAAGATGACTGGTTTATGCTATTGGATCGTCCCGTTAGAGAACCATCATTTGTGCCACCAG TTACCATGGCCGAGTATGTTCAGGTTTATCGTGAAGAAGGCTTTTCTGCTGTGCCTGAAACAATAGCTGTGCAGTCCAAGAAGGAGGTTGTAGTTGAAGTGACTGTGgtgcaggaggaagaaaagaagctTCCCATGCAAATTATTCCAGAGATGAAAATATCCCAgcctgtgagagagagggatgacGACTGGTTTCTGCTGCTGGATGTTGTTCCCAGAGAAACTTCATATGTGGCTCCAG tctctctgaCAGTGCCCAGCCAAATTTATCCAAGTGTTGAACGTCAAACGGAAGTGAAAAGCATAGAGAGGAAGTCGCAACAGATTGCTCTTGACCAGATTAGACCACAGCCTTCCCATCCACTaccagagagagatgatgactggtttgtgttgtttgatgcTATTCGTGAAGAAGCAGTCATACTACCATCAG TTGCCCCTGTTGAAATAATTCGGGATATGAGGAAGACGTTTGAGGTTGAGGTGACAAGCACAGAGACTAGAACATGGAAGAAGACGATAATTGGTGTGGACAGAAGGCAAGATGAGACACGTTTTTCTGAAATGAGACAAATCCAAATTGCACCTCcgtcagagagagaaggaggtgaTGACTGGTTCATCTTGTTCGACATCATCCGAGAAAAGCCTGTTATCACACGATCAG TTGCTGTCCCTCAACGTATCCAGTTCCCACCAGAGGTCAGAGTTCCAACTGCCATGGATAAAACAAGGATTGCTATTTCCGAAACAAGACCACTGTTTGAGAAACGGATCCTGGAGGAAAGACgtccacttacacacacacatgtcaatGATGATTGGTTTGTTCTACTAGATGTTGGCCTCAAAGAGTCAG TGGTGAGCACACAAAGGGGCACCCGTCCTGTCAGTGCTCCGGTCTTCTCCCAGGCTGCTCTGGCTGAAGCAGGAATCCCCATGGCCCCTTTCGACCAGCCCCAGACCTCCACTCCAATCAAGACCATCCGCCAGGAGGAAAGAAAGCTGGAAGTCACGGTAGAAGCTGTGGAGCCCTCAAAGATCGAGGCTGCGTCTGAAGTCAAG CCAGCAGTGTGGAGGGACCAGGGAGCAATAGACTCTTCACTGCTATCTACCATCAATGGGGACATCCAG CACGGGTCTGAGGTGACAAGCACGGAGGTGGTGCGAATGCGAAAG aaaagAGCTAAGAAAATTGAGGATGACTCAATTTATATCAGACATAGCCTTTTAATGTTGGAG GAGTTCAATAAGCCTCAGGAGGACCTGCTCAGGCATCATGCCAGTATCAGTAAGCTGAAGAAGAACTTCATGGAAGCCGTCCCTGAGCCCAGGCCCAGTGAGTGGGACAAGCGCCTGTCCACACACTCTCCGTTCCGCACCCTGGGTATCAATGGTCAGCCTCTGCCCAGTGCGGATGGG